The Augochlora pura isolate Apur16 chromosome 4, APUR_v2.2.1, whole genome shotgun sequence genome segment CCAGGCCGCATGGATCGCTCGGCGAATAAAATGCCGATCGTCCCATGGAAGATTGTCCTCTCATCGCTATTCTTTTCCTCGCGCGGCGGACTTTTACGAGGTCCGCACTCGGCGGGTTCCCGATCGGGACCGCGGTTATCCCGTGAGAAATCGAACACCGGCGagctgaaaatttaaaaaattctcgcACCTCGAAAGGCGGACCCCTGCGAGATGCTCCCGTCGCGGTTCTCGATCCCCTCGATCGATTCTCCCGATGACAAATTCATTCGCACTCTCGGCATAAAGATTTGAACGAGCTTGTTTTCGAGAAAGTAGCGAGCAGCCTTGCTACTACAACCAGTGGCTCGCCCCTGCAGCTTGATTAAACGCGTCCTGCAAGTTGCAATAATTGCGGGGCCTTGTGAAAAATTCAATGGCCGGTTGGGTCACCCCGAGCAGCTGTGCCTAGGAATTTTCCACTTTGACGTCGACACGGGGGAACGCGATGCTTCTCTGCGATTACGTTTTATTATGTTACTCCGACAATGGGGGAGAtggtataattttgaattttcaataaccATATggtataattttcatttttttttctcagtaatttgatataattataaatcttcaATTGTCTACTCTAAAGCGGCGAAGCTGAGCATCCATGGAAACGTCACTTTAATTTCCAGTCAATGAAATCGCGTAGGCGCGGCGTTTTCATGGTTCTCGGGACCGTCCGAGGCATTCGACTCGGGAAAGTTCGCTTTTCCAAGAGGGCGTGTAAAAACTTGTAAGGTGTGTTCACCCCGCGGGATCTTTTACACCCCGAGAAGAAACTTGAGACAGAACTTTCGCTGTAGCCTCGCCGTTTAAGACGTATAGCGCGGCTCTTGGTTCTGGTAATTTCTGAAAAGTGGGAGGCAGGAGAGGGTGCTCTCGGAGCGGAGAGGATACACGGTGTGGGAGAGGGTTTTcggattttaaccctttgcactcgaagccattttaactgcaaatgaaaaatcatttttctgacttttagtatttccatcttatacaacaaaatttattctatgcgtgtgaaattgagtctcgtgactcatataacagttatactttcaacaattttttcaatctatgcTTCGGCgacatttgtaaaaataattttggaacctgttataacaattttaatggcgccgtagaggcgccgctcgagtgcaaagggttaagagtcGGCCGTGGTCCTGGAATCGATGGAACGtaggcgacgcgacgtcgcTGGCCGCGGTCAGGTGCACAGGTGCATCGCGGGGGCAGAGACGGTCGTTTAGAGACGGTCGCGTAGAATCGGTCGCGGAATCGGCGGTCGTCCAATTGGCCCCCGGGGGGCGGTCGGAGCGGATCGCGAGCGGTAAAGCGATCGGGAATCGAGGAGGAGAGGGCACGGCGAGCCGTCGCGCGATTGGTCGCCGTTAGGGGTGTCTGAACAGTTCGTGGGTGGTTGGGCGCGACTATATAAAGCGTTTCACGGATCCACGGTACATCGCAGTCGCTCTTACGTGTTGCTCGTCCGCCGGTTCCGGTGGTGTTCCGTCTGCGCGAACATACACTCTTTACACTAACGCTTCACCGAAACGTTCCGGTACGCGCCCGGTTCTCCCATTTCGCCGTGGAAATCGAGAGATCTGCTCGCGGGTCCGTCGAACGCGCGACAGCCTGGGAAATGGGGCCCCCGCTGATCGGCGAAATTCTTTGTGGCCGCGAGAATCCGCGATCCAAGGGATAAACTCTCTCTCGTGGCGACAGGTAAAAcgcgcgagccgcgacgaCGAGGTGGCCGCTTGATTTCCTTGCAGTCGAGGGTTGGACAGAGAGGTCGACGGAGACACGTTGCTGGTTTCTCTGGCTCAGGATTCGTTTCGCCTCGATATATTTCCTATGCCGGTAAATATTTGAGGGGCGTCGACGCGATTCGCGGAGGACGGTAGCTTCTCGAGAGCGAAAGAGTTGTCTCGCGCGCGACGAGCTAGGAGGTAGGACGAGCCGCGGCCGGGCGGCGATCGTGATCGCGATCGAGCGGAAAATACGAAAGAGTCTGCTCGAGGGTtgcgaggagaaagagagagagagagatagagagagagagagagaggagaatgGGAGGAGTCGTGGACGGGCGCGATCGAGCGTGTCTTCGGAGATTGAGGGTGGACGAGATGGCGACAGCCAGCTGGTGAACATGTTTGGACGTTTCGGTTTCTACAGGTAGAAGGATGCATCCGCGAAGTAGAAAGGTTCAGTCCGTGCCGTGCTTCGGAAGCGTTGAGTTCGCGACGTGTGTGTGGATCGCGTGTGCCGTTTTAACCCTGCTAGCTTCCACGGAGGGTTTCCGCATCCTCGACCGGTATGGGAAACGACACGAGCCACGTGTAGGTAAGTCACGAGACTCGCCTGATTTACGACAGACCCCCTCGCGATGGACGAAATATGGTCTCGGCTCTACTCTCCCGAGACTCCTACATTTTCGAGCGGACTAATTTGCCGCGTTCACCGCGCCCCTCGCGCTAATTCCTTTTCAGCCCAGCCGGGGACTAATTTAgatcgaacgaaattgttttGCCAAGGCAACGCGTCCCGCGTTAAGAAAATAGGAAATGGCGAGTAAAAACGGCagcttgaaattttcaacggGCTCCATGGCTTCAAAGAAGAATGATCCCCGGAGCAATCGGCGGCGGCAGCCGACGCGCCCCCGGTCTGAAAAACTTTCATCTCACTAATTGACGCGGCACGATTAACAAAACGGAGGAAACGTTGGTCGCGCACGGCTGGCTCAGCTTCAGCTGTTCAAAACCCCTCCTTTGCCGTGGAACCAGAGGACACAAACGTGTCCGTGGATTACGCAATTAGATATGTATCCGCCCGATGCACTCTCGCACCTTGATGCGCCATTCAAGGAACTAAAAAAATAGCCGGCGAACGCCGCACCAACAACGCTCGTTTCTTCTCAAACGAAGCAATCTCTTAGAGCCGCCCCTGCACTCGGCGCAGCGCGGAAGCATCGTCGACCTTCCGTTGAAACTGAAAGACGTCATCGTCCCGTTGTTGCACGCGTCGCTGTTTCgtatcgttgaaaaatttcacggaAACGATAACGTCGGTGCTCGTTACATCGGTTGCGGTAATCGTAATCTCGTTCAATTTCTCCCATTGGTTTGTTTTTCGTTTCCCCTGCGCAACCTGCCATCGTTTGATCATACTTTTTCCTCCCTCCCAGCAAATCTTTTCTGAATCGCTCGCCGCGACCTTATATAGACCGGTTAAATACTAGCTTTTAAATCAATTCGATGCAATCCACTTTTACAGATTTGATACGCGTATTGGCAATCGCCGGTAGATCGATGTTCCGATTACTTCTTCGTTTCGAATACGATTCTACAGATTGAATTGTAGCAATCGGGCGAGCGCAATGGAAGCCTTTATGGTTGCCATTAACTCATGGATTCGAGCATTTATCTCCGACTTTTTAAATTCACCGACTAATTGCGATCGTTTGTGAACGACTTCTGCGAATCGGGGTCGCCCACCGGTCTACCTCCGCGAACTTCATCCTCCGCGGTCGGCCATCATTCCGCGAACAGTTTCCGATCGAGGAAACCCCGTTTCCTTTCGATACGAAGAGATCGGTACCTTTTTCTCGCGTGAGCTGGTTCGCGTAGCTCCGCGGTCACGCCCTTTCGGCTCTGATTTATTGGCGTCATTGATTGCCGGTTTCCGAGAAACCGTAACGAAGGGGTTGCGGTTTTAGCGTCCCGTAATTACGCGCGGAATATTTTAAGGCGGATCGACCGCCCACCGCTCGTGCTCGCGGCGTCTTCGAGACGTTTTCGAGACGTTTTCGAGACGCTTTCGAGACGCTTGGAAAGGTGCGATTTTCGACGGGTGACCCATTCTTTTATTCGGCGACGCGTCGAATAAACAATAGTGAATCATCAATAGTGACATCGTCGGATCGGATCGATGGACCGTGCATCTCTGACGGAACAGAGACGAGAGTGTCGTTTCCATTAAAAGCCGGCACTGCCGTTTGTGATTCGCAGATCCGCTGATGTGGCTCAGGTACGGTCGCAGCGACGGCTCTCTGTCGAACGCGGTGGAGGTGATGCCCAGGGAAAACCGACTCTTCCTGAACATTCGTTACGGTAAACGATCGTCTCCGGATCATCGGACAGTTTCCTCCGTGGATCGGTTCGGCGCAGTCCTCGGCCTCGTGGGTCGTGCCGGCCGCGTCGAGCTTGTCAGAGAGATCGACGCGAGCAACGCCAGCGATCCCGAGTTTCTTTCCTAAAAAGCTAACGGCTCTCCGGTAAGTAACGAAAACGCAGTTGGAAAGCGATCGAACGAGAACCTTTTGACGAGAAGCGCGATTATAAGTTTGAGCGAGAGTAGCGACGGTATCGCGAACGGTTGCAGCCGGATTCCTCGTCCGTTTCCGAAACGACGACTGCTTCGTTGATCCGGCGACGATAAAAGTCGACGGAGACAGGAAGCGTTTCGTTGCtaggtttttttttatcgacggAGCAACGCGCTATGATCTCGCAGTCCGTGCCAGAAAACGGGGAATATTAAACAGGATTCGGTGTGTTGCGCTTTCGctcgagttattaacgagatCGAACCCCGTTCTTGCTCCAGCGTCGAAGTCACTGCTAAcctagaaaatataattctatatacgCCGCGGTATTTATCCAGTTTAATCGCGCAGTCGGCGAACAGGCGGTGCCCCATTAAGAACTTCGAAGCGAAAGCCGACGAAGCCTTTCTTCCGTTTAATTGCAACTTTTATTCCGCGAACCGACGAATAAGTTTCCGAGTGTCTGCTCACGAGCGCGTTCATCTTTGCTTCTCAaacggcgcgtcgcgacgcgtcccaCACAGTCCCATTCCCGAGACTCCTGCGACTCGGTTCCCAGTTCGACGAACGCTCGATTACCTGCGACGAGTTAACGCTGTTTCACGAAAATTGTCGCGAGATCCCGCGACGAATCGCTCGCGCATCGTGGTCGATCGAGGCCGGTTAATCTTCCGCGAGGGGTGGGCGAAACTTAACGGAAGCGAACAGGGCCACCCCGGTTGGTAGACGCCGGCATACACGACTCTCCCCGCCGCGGCGGACCGGACGATCGTCTCCCgaattttcttcatctttttttcCAGATATATCTGCTGGGACTCGCTAACTATTCGCCCGCAAACAATACGAACCGAGAGAGGGGAAGAGGGTCGTGAGAAGACTCATCGATCGTCTTATCGTAACGAAGTTAACAAAACAGATTCGTTGATCTCAcggaggaggggaggagaCGAGTTTTCAGAAGCCAATCTCTCTCGACTTCGAGCcacgcttttctttttttcccagTCCGTTTTTATCCGTAGACGGTCGTCGGACAGTCCATTTTGCTTCTCCGATGAGCTACGTCCCTCCTCGCTCGACTTTCCGGCCGCATTATTTTTCATGGAAACGATTCCCAGCGCCGGGCTGTTCGGCTTAACGATAACGTTGCTCGAGCAGTCGTGCTCGAACCGCGCAATTATTTCGCGATTTCGTTCGGTGCCGGAATAGCCGATCGAGTTTTTACGGATCCATTTTCCGCGAGCAGCTTTTCCATACCCACTGTAAAAGCATTGGCAAACTAACGAACACGAGCGAATAATCTCGGACAGGTGTGGCGCGGACGATCGGacggaaaggaaaggaaaggaaagggcGCGTTCGCCGCGACTCAGCTTGCTATTTCCACGTgcacactttttttttttattgcgatatCTTTTGTAAAAGCGTCTCGCGGGAGCGCGCCCGCAttttcgcgacgcggcggcgacACGACCGCCGCGtcattatttttgcaaaagttTCGTCGGTCGCCAGTGGTACAGGTCAGTGTTGTATCAGCCCGCAGGGAAATCCTTTCCCCCTCAAGTTTTCGTTCCCCACGAGCCTCTCCCGCACCTcccccacctcctcctcccctaTCAATTTATCGTTTGAACCGTCGACACGCCTCTGgttaaataatcattattatctCCTCTGTTCCCCCAACTTATTCAGCTATTCAATTGTTTCGGAGGCTGTCGttcctgaataattttattctctcggtATATATTTACCTCGGacgataaaatttcaaaagttCCCCTTGCATTTATTCTTTCCTCTCCCCGTTTCCATCGGCATTATTTTCCTCGTGTCGCTCGATTCGCGCGAAACTCGAACAATAATCTAACTTTGATTCTTCGTAAACCACTCTCCGGAATCCGTGCCGTCGCCGCGGAGCGCAACAGGTATTGCCGCGCCGCAGCGTTCGATTATTCACGTTAGCCTCGGGTATTTTTTAGTTTCGCGATTCGTTTCGCTCCTGTTTCGGCGGGGATTGCCGGCCGCCGATAACAGTAAACGTTTAATTTCCGGTTTCGGAGGAAAAGCCGAGTTCACCGTCGCGGATATAttttttcccctcccccccatCGTTTCCTCTATCGGAGAGTGTTTTACGAACTGGTCCGATCTCGCCTCCTCTCGGCCCTTTTTCTCGGTCCACCTGTTGGTCGCGGCTGTCCCTAGTATTGTCTCTCGCGTCAGCTGTCTCCCAGTCGAGTAATATAGTCACGTGAATGTATGTTGAATAAacgaacgatttatttcgtGAAACGTCGTTTTTCCTCACCATTTTTTACACAGACCGCGAATCGCAAGCGATTTCGTCGCTGCGTTGTTCGGGCCCAGTTTTCTCTAGACTCGAAGAGAAGACGGGAAACGGTGGCAGAAATCCTTAGAAAGTATTCGGAACGGGTCCGAGGTATCTTTTTATAGAACAGGTGGCTTCCGACGCGAAGCCGAGCCAGAACTCGGCATCTTCCGCTGCGATCGAGTCCTGCGAGGCGATTTTCGAGACGATTTTCGAGGCGATTTTCGAAGCGGTGGACGATTTATTATCGCAGAAGCATcgagcgagccgcgcgcgagtGGGACCGACGAAGAAGGTTCCCGGGGAAAAGCGACGAATGTCGGATCGAGTTCACCGTCGGCGCGGCGGAACGGCTCGGCCGACTCGTTTCGCATCGCGATATCGATTACGaagcgcgcgtcgcgcgtcgcagCGAGCGGCGCCTCGCCTCGAATGCCGATGGGTCAATTAGAAACATGGACGCGTTCCATTCGCGTTCACTTTCGCCGATGAAAACAAGcgatgagaaagagagagagagagaaagacgggCAGAAAGACTAGCCGGTTTCGTTCTTTCCGTCGAAAGCAACGAAAGTAAAACGACGgtcgagccgcgccgcgcgacttCTTCGATTTCGTCTTCGAGACTCGAACGCGCGCGGGGACCTCGCGCGATTAAAACGCGTCCAGTCCAGCGTCGAGGAATCGTCCGGGCCCGATTAAACGGGCAACCGGTGCTGGAAGCAACCGGAACGGCTCATTGAGCTGTCCGAGACGCGGCAGACAATGGCATCGATTAGAAAGTTAGAGAACCGGGCGCATCGATGCACACGCGCGAGCAAAAACGATTGCCCCTTGCTGCGCGATCGGCGCCCAAGCTCTggcatcgatattttatttctcatttcgcATCGAACGTTTCCCAATCCGAGGCTGTTCGAGACATTTTCACGTCTGCTGCGTAAGAATTTTAGATTAGAAAAGCAGCTGTTATTCTCCTAAATTAAGTTAGTTTCCAGCTATTCGAAGAGAAGCATTTGCTGCAGTATCGAGTTTGCAGCTCCATCGTTCATCGATTCGAGAGACGACGAACTATTTGCCGAGCGATTTGCTAAAATCTGTAAAGTCCAGGGAAGCGTTCAGTTCAAGAAGAATCGAAATGCAAAATTATACGCGAACGATTTGGAACTGTTTAGTCAACCGATTTCGGTCCGAGTCTTATATCATAATTTGTAGAAACTTTGCTCGAACCAGCGAATTATATAACTCCTTCGAATCTTCGAATCGCATTAGTATGCGACTACGAAGCATTCGATGCTACGAACTTTCTCCCGCGTTAatcattcagaatttttaacgGACGGAATGATATCGCGGCCAGCATGGCGTCTATTGTCTGCGATGTATCCAGCGACCCAAAAAAGGTTCATCTATTTTTCGTATGGATCAATCTTTTTCGTATTGGATGTTACAACTGTGTCCCTGGATTCGATAGATCCGCGTTGCTGTTGCGCTTCGAATCATTTCGACGGAAACGAGAAGAATTTCATTCGGATTCCACGGAAGGAGAATTTACGTTTGGGATGGCAAACCGAAAGAAACGCGGTTGATAAAAAGCACCGTGGAAACAGGAGAAGAGGAACTggctatttaatttctagaagacaaatttttttgaaaaaagaatgaaaatcaAGAGAGCGAGTTTTCGAAGTCGCCGATTAAAAGCGAAGCGTTCTTGCTGAGCCTCGGGTTTCTTTCCGAAATCTCGTTTCCGAGGAAAGAGTTGAAAATGGTCCAGACGTAGGTGATTAGGGGACTGGTGGGGCCAAGGTGTTTAAAAGATCGTTTAATCGTATTTGGGACCTACTTCTGACTCGGCCCCCGAGGAGAAAGTAAGAGAAGGAGTGACGCGACGGTCGCGTGCTTGGGAAAGTAAAGTCTCGTTCACACGTAAGAGGCCGGCCCGCGTTTTTACAGGCACTCACACATTACGCCGGAATAGGTTCGCGATTAccacattttaattttcatcggaTTTCTGGGTCAAGGAAGGAGCCCATTAGTCCTCCGTCTCCCCGTGTTTTCGTAGCCTCGAAAGCGGCCTAGCCTAATCAACGGATCGCTCGAAGTGTAACAGATATCGTTAATTGCTCGACGAATCGCGATCGCGGTAATTTTCGATGGCGTCGCGCTGACCAGATGGTTGACGGTCGATGACCGATGACCGTCGATGCGGTTTCCTTGTTCATTCTCGCCGAAGCGTTTGCGTCTGCCAGTGACACGCGAATGCCTGCAATTACCTCTTTACGAGCGCGCGaatctttccctctctctctctctctctctctctgtttcctGCATGCTCGCAATTAAATCGTTTTCCACGCGCATCGCGATCAGACTTTGAACGGATATCTGCGCGGACGAATCTTTCCTAAATTGGGATCGGAAGACCGTCGAGTTCGAGCCTGCTGAAACAGGCGGCCGGTTGCGTGGCGATTAATTCTGCGCGCGTTCAtgcaaatcgaaaataatagcGACATATTTGTCCACCGTGACGCAATCGCGATTTGTTTTCGCTGTTGCAATGATGTCACCCCAAACGAGGCGATCGTGATTCGCTGAGACACTTTCCCTCTCGAGTTCCTCGTCCTCCGCGTTCGCTTTTACCCCGCCGTCGATATTTCCTAAACCCGAACAGCGTGATCGAATAAACGTTTCGAGTGCAACGACTGGAGTCGACTGGAATCTTTCTTGTCTACGGCAACGGGCGCGTGACAGACACCTACGGAACTTTATTCGTACaagttgtttattattattattattattattattattattattctttattaacgggctagtaagaccctttcgtgttacatagaggttgtatatacacatagtccggaatatatttgaataatattatataatttataagtcataatataagagtgtgacacgaattaattaacatccTGCGCGTTTCGTGAAACGATTGGTCTAACTTGTTCGACTAGGAGTCGCTCGGACGCGTCGTTGCCGTTCGGGCAGGGCGAACGACTTTTGGAGATGGTCTACTTTTCATTTTGCCGCGAATCCACCTAGCTCGTCGAAACGATCTTATCGCGGATGAAATAAAGTGGCGGAAAGTACGACGAGAAATTGCTTTCTTCGAGGAGCCGCGTCGAAATCGTGGACCTAATTAGGAGGATAGTCGATAGAACGTGGAAGACGGCAATTACGATGTAATTATGCAGACGGTCGGACGGCAATTAGACGTTAGTCATAATAGGCAGTTGCAACTGGATAGAACTGTGGTTCGATCGATGCCGGACGAATCGCGATCGAAAAGGTAGAAAGAGTGCGATGCGATCGATAACTCGGACAATAGCGATCCTTTCTTGTTCTAGTTTCGGACAGAATATTGGGAGGGCAGAAAATaggcgaaaataaaaaaataaaattcggtcGCTGAAAATCGCGAAATAGGTGGCGATGAAAGAGGATCGACGTCACACATTCCTCGGAATTTTCAAGCGAGGAACATTTATCGGTTCCAGCGTGTGCAAGCAAGTAAGGCACGGCGGAGAAATTGTATTCGCAGAGGTTTCTAACGAGTTCTCGATTAATTGATCATAAATTGCCGATACTCGAGGACCGGGTAAATCTGCTCGCATTTAATCCGCCCGATCGAATCGGTATCCTCtcgagctatttttattttttattttttaactctcGAAGACGTTGGCAGcgaatgatttttaacgaatttccCTGGGAAACGAGacgtcgatcgcgatcgttccAGTTCGAGGGGAAGGGGAGCAAGCGACGAACTTTGGGAGACGTTCACAGATTACAGtttacagttaacaatttacagtttacagttaacaatttCCAGATAGCCGGGCGGCGAAGGGAACATTGGACTTTCCAGTCCACGGTGAAAGTTATGCTCTAACGACTCTAGGCGGGTTTGCCGCAGACTCGTCTGGATAAATAAAAGGTGCACGCCGATGATCCAGCGAATCTTGCCGTCGGATCCAGCCACCGCGACCCAGTTCTCTTTTTTGCCCGTAGCGTGCCGCGTTCCATCGCGTTCGTCTCGCGTTAAAGCCTACGCGcctacgcgcgcgcgcgcgcgcgcaccgctgCGTTTAAACGCGAGCACTCTCGATCTTAAATCACCGCATTATGCGTATCGGTGTTTGCGATTTCGATCGTTCGCCTGGAAAACGACTCCGCTGCTCTCGACCAAATCCTATAGAAACCGTTCCACGGCCGTCGAATGGAAACCGATTTGAATGCCCCTGAAATCGTGGAAACGGTTATCGGGCTACAAGAGAGTCAGTTTCTCCCCAGGATTTACAACGATACCGCATTCTGTGCGCGATTTCACGAATTTCAGGCACCCGTTCTCTACGATAATTCCACGCTTGTTACACTTATCTCTTCGATCGCGAAACAAACGAATTTTTTTGCGAACGCTCGTCCGATTTTGTAAACGAGTGTACTTACCGAACGACACTCGAGTAGTAccttaaccttttagatacaacgcgccactatagtggctttcgcgaatggctcgtgctttactcaattgttttattatttattaaagcaaacaattaaagtgaaagtaaaagtgtatatacaatatattaagaaaagaatatatgttattagtactatatatatagatatccggaaaaaatatatattaagagaaaatcgtaatttagttacgagaaactttatttgcgcaaaatcctgccgtatctaaaaggttaatatatgtataatgtaacgACACTTTTCCTCTTAGCCTTCGAATTTTCCGCGTTTAAATTCTAAATCTCTAAACGTTGAATCACGATCGCAATTTGAAGAGAATCCGATCGATTCCGATTTACAGATCGGCGAGTAGGCGTCGGAACGATGCGAAAAAATGACTCGTTACGCGGATCCGCATTTCTCGCGACAAAAACGAGATGCATTGCGGGGCACGGTCTACGGTTGACCGTGAAAATCACGTTTTTCGCTCTTTCCGATTGCGTCACCGATCCGGCGATTATGTGTCGTAATTCGGTGACGCAATGAATCACGGAGTCGAACTTGTCCATTCGGTGATCGCGGCGGCACAGTTATCTCTCGGAATACAATTCCGCGGTAATTgctttcgccgcggcgaaaactTGCGCGCGCCAATTTATCCGAATCGTCGAACGAAAACGAGAgtcgcgtcgacgtcgacggacGCCTCGCTGAAATAGTTTTCTGGAAATCGGAGCCGCTCCGAAACGGTCGGAG includes the following:
- the LOC144468569 gene encoding uncharacterized protein LOC144468569 is translated as MHPRSRKVQSVPCFGSVEFATCVWIACAVLTLLASTEGFRILDRYGKRHEPRVDPLMWLRYGRSDGSLSNAVEVMPRENRLFLNIRYGKRSSPDHRTVSSVDRFGAVLGLVGRAGRVELVREIDASNASDPEFLS